One genomic segment of Bradyrhizobium diazoefficiens includes these proteins:
- a CDS encoding heparinase II/III family protein, translating into MNRFARNMLARASGGSVALSRVWPGRTDRLIIAPHDLRTADATRAAEIYAGRFVFAGKIVNCHGRSIFDLEPPSEDWEVALLGFGWLRHLRAADTALTRANARALVEDWIANPANKRRPVGRRADVLARRVISLLSQAPLVLNDTDNKFYRRYLRALAREIRLLRYTMVNIPDGVPKLQVLIALCYTALCLANQASHIRSASKKLSDELQRQILPDGGHISRNPGALIELLIDLLPLRQTFAARNIAPPPALLNAIDRMMPMLRFFRHGDGNFALFNGMSATSSDLLATLLAYDDTHGAPMANMPHTGFQRLDAGQTTVIIDTGPPPPAGVSHDAHAGCLSFELSSGISRIVTNCGMPTTGRDNWRPFARGTAAHSTLTYHDTSSCQFVEMSAMKRLLHGSPVTSGPVEVESYREVVPNGTVLTASHDGYLAKFGAIHRRVLMIANDGARIDGEDTLSPPQGGRFKGADADFALRFHLHPAVKASRLSDARGVMLVLPNRDVWTFEALDDKVDLEDSVFLAGNDGPRRTAQIVIRQDARQAPSIRWSFVRSTASPAVTNARRNARREPELPL; encoded by the coding sequence ATGAACCGCTTCGCGCGGAACATGCTCGCGCGCGCGAGCGGCGGTTCGGTTGCGTTGTCGCGGGTCTGGCCCGGCCGCACCGACCGGCTGATCATCGCGCCGCACGATTTGCGCACCGCGGATGCGACCCGCGCCGCCGAGATCTATGCCGGACGCTTCGTCTTCGCCGGCAAGATCGTCAATTGCCACGGCCGCTCGATCTTCGACCTCGAGCCGCCGTCGGAGGATTGGGAGGTCGCACTGCTCGGCTTCGGCTGGCTGCGTCATTTGCGCGCTGCCGACACCGCGCTGACGCGGGCCAATGCGCGCGCGCTGGTCGAGGACTGGATCGCCAACCCCGCCAACAAGCGCCGCCCCGTCGGGCGCCGCGCCGACGTGCTGGCCCGGCGCGTGATCTCGCTGCTGTCGCAGGCGCCACTGGTGCTCAATGACACCGACAACAAATTCTATCGCCGCTACCTGCGCGCGCTGGCCCGCGAGATCCGTCTCCTGCGCTACACCATGGTCAACATCCCGGACGGGGTGCCGAAGCTCCAGGTGCTGATCGCGCTGTGCTATACGGCGCTGTGCCTCGCCAATCAGGCCAGTCACATCCGCAGCGCCTCGAAAAAGCTTTCGGACGAATTGCAGCGGCAGATCCTGCCCGACGGCGGCCACATCTCCCGCAATCCGGGCGCGCTGATCGAGCTCCTGATCGACCTCTTGCCGCTGCGGCAGACTTTTGCCGCGCGCAACATCGCGCCGCCGCCGGCGCTGCTCAATGCAATCGACCGCATGATGCCGATGCTGCGCTTCTTCCGGCACGGCGACGGCAATTTCGCGCTGTTCAACGGCATGAGCGCGACCTCGTCGGACCTGCTCGCGACGCTGCTCGCCTATGACGACACCCATGGCGCGCCGATGGCGAACATGCCGCATACCGGCTTCCAGCGCCTCGATGCCGGCCAGACCACCGTGATCATCGACACCGGCCCGCCGCCGCCGGCCGGCGTCAGCCACGACGCCCATGCCGGCTGCCTGTCGTTCGAACTCTCCTCCGGGATCAGCCGCATCGTCACCAATTGCGGCATGCCGACCACGGGCCGCGACAATTGGCGGCCGTTCGCGCGCGGCACCGCGGCGCATTCGACGCTGACCTATCACGACACCTCGTCGTGCCAGTTCGTGGAGATGTCGGCGATGAAGCGGCTGCTGCACGGCTCGCCCGTCACCAGCGGCCCCGTCGAGGTCGAGAGCTATCGCGAGGTAGTGCCGAACGGCACGGTGCTGACGGCCTCGCATGACGGCTATCTCGCCAAGTTTGGCGCGATCCATCGCCGCGTGCTGATGATCGCCAATGACGGCGCGCGCATCGACGGCGAAGACACGCTGTCGCCGCCGCAGGGCGGACGCTTCAAGGGCGCGGATGCCGATTTCGCGCTGCGCTTCCATCTGCATCCCGCGGTGAAGGCGAGCCGGCTGTCCGATGCCCGCGGCGTCATGCTGGTGTTGCCGAACCGCGACGTCTGGACCTTTGAAGCACTGGACGACAAGGTCGATCTCGAGGACAGCGTGTTCCTGGCCGGCAATGACGGCCCGCGCCGCACCGCCCAGATCGTGATCCGCCAGGACGCCCGCCAGGCGCCCTCGATCCGCTGGAGCTTTGTCCGCTCCACCGCCTCCCCGGCGGTCACCAATGCCCGCCGCAATGCGCGCCGCGAGCCGGAACTTCCGCTGTAG
- a CDS encoding RsmB/NOP family class I SAM-dependent RNA methyltransferase has protein sequence MPSQRFAPPSEVPGLAARRIAADIVDGVLHKHRTLDDQLDGSGAHPGLKALADRDRALMRRLVATVLRRLGTLGHVLSRLLDKGIPSDAPRAQSALLIGAAQILWMDVPDHAAVDLSVRLVQSDRRAARYAGLVNAVLRRCAREGKALVEEVATQSLDLPPWLLARWSAHYGEATARDMALALGHEPSLDLTVKSDAAQWANRLHGETLPTGTVRMLLHGSVTMLPGFAEGQWWVQDAAAALPARLFGDIEGKSIADLCAAPGGKTAQLALSGAHVTAIDRSPARVARLRENLTRLSLQAETVVADAVEWAGPNESFDGILIDAPCTSTGTIRRHPDVAWLRQESDIAALTALQQRLLKKSVSLLKPGGMLIYCTCSLEPEEGEQAIATLLQSEAGLRRVSIAASEVSGLSEIVTADGDLRTLPSHLPNPDPKLGGLDGFYAARLVKS, from the coding sequence ATGCCGTCTCAACGTTTCGCCCCTCCGTCCGAAGTGCCAGGTCTTGCGGCGCGGCGGATCGCCGCCGACATCGTCGACGGTGTCCTGCACAAGCACCGCACGCTCGACGACCAGCTCGACGGCAGTGGCGCCCATCCCGGGCTGAAGGCGCTGGCCGACCGCGACCGCGCGCTGATGCGGCGCCTGGTCGCCACCGTGCTGCGCCGGCTCGGCACGCTCGGTCATGTGCTGTCCCGCTTGCTCGACAAGGGCATTCCCTCCGACGCGCCGCGCGCGCAGAGCGCGCTGCTGATCGGCGCTGCGCAGATCCTCTGGATGGACGTGCCCGATCACGCCGCGGTCGATCTCTCCGTTCGCCTCGTGCAATCCGACCGGCGCGCTGCGCGGTATGCCGGCCTCGTGAATGCCGTGCTGCGCCGCTGTGCGCGCGAGGGCAAGGCGCTGGTCGAGGAAGTCGCGACGCAATCGCTGGACCTGCCGCCCTGGCTGCTGGCGCGCTGGAGCGCGCATTATGGCGAGGCGACCGCAAGGGACATGGCGCTGGCGCTCGGCCACGAGCCCTCGCTCGATCTCACCGTGAAATCTGATGCCGCGCAATGGGCGAACCGCCTGCACGGCGAGACGCTGCCGACCGGCACGGTGCGGATGCTGCTGCACGGGTCGGTGACCATGCTGCCGGGCTTTGCCGAAGGACAGTGGTGGGTGCAGGACGCCGCCGCCGCGTTGCCGGCCCGCCTGTTCGGCGACATCGAGGGCAAATCCATTGCCGACCTCTGCGCCGCCCCCGGCGGCAAGACCGCACAGCTGGCGCTATCAGGCGCGCATGTCACGGCGATCGACCGCTCGCCCGCCCGGGTGGCGCGTCTGCGCGAAAACCTGACGCGGCTGTCGCTCCAAGCCGAGACCGTCGTCGCCGACGCCGTGGAATGGGCCGGCCCGAATGAGAGTTTCGACGGCATCCTGATCGATGCGCCCTGCACCTCGACCGGCACGATCCGCCGTCATCCCGACGTCGCCTGGCTCCGGCAGGAATCCGACATCGCCGCGCTGACCGCGCTCCAGCAGCGGCTGCTGAAGAAATCCGTCTCGTTGCTGAAGCCGGGCGGGATGCTGATCTATTGCACCTGTTCGCTGGAACCCGAGGAGGGCGAGCAGGCGATCGCCACCCTGCTCCAGTCCGAGGCCGGCCTGCGCCGCGTGTCGATCGCGGCGTCCGAGGTGTCGGGACTGAGCGAGATCGTCACCGCCGACGGCGACCTGCGCACCTTGCCCAGCCATCTGCCGAACCCCGATCCCAAGCTCGGCGGGCTCGATGGATTTTACGCGGCCCGACTCGTTAAATCCTGA
- a CDS encoding DUF1674 domain-containing protein, with protein MSDQPPVPDRKQLTPAAQRALAEAEARRQAAKAEARPKELQGPKGPEPTRYGDWETKGIASDF; from the coding sequence ATGAGTGACCAGCCTCCCGTTCCCGATCGCAAGCAGCTCACGCCGGCCGCCCAGCGCGCACTGGCCGAAGCCGAGGCGCGCCGGCAGGCCGCCAAGGCCGAGGCGCGGCCGAAGGAGCTTCAGGGGCCGAAAGGACCCGAGCCCACCCGCTATGGCGACTGGGAAACCAAGGGCATCGCCTCCGACTTTTGA
- the cysC gene encoding adenylyl-sulfate kinase — protein sequence MSYHEAPTIATAGAPQLEHDDRPTLRFVTCGSVDDGKSTLVGRLLYDSKTLLDDQIEALASESKTAGTTGGDLDFALLVDGLQAEREQGITIDVAYRFFATKLRRFIVADTPGHAQYTRNMATGASNADLAVVLVDARKGVITQTRRHSHILSLLGIRHVVLAVNKMDLIGFGGDRFAAITAEYLTLAGQLGISEVQCIPVVAPDGDNIVAASARMPWYTGPTVTSYLESVDVSGDLSQCPLRLPVQWVNRPHAEFRGFCGRIASGTIATGETITVQPSGRRTRVARILASGGERERALAGESVTLTLADEIDVSRGDVLTAGTPPQVSDQLAAHLVWFDDKSMVAGRRYLLKCGTASTGAVITTLKHRIAIDTMAQESATTLDANEIGYVHLSLDRALVFEAYRDHRDMGSFILVDPISHRTAAAGMIDLSLCRATNVHWQQLAVDKSVRARLKQQRPCVLWFTGLSGAGKSTIADRLDRRLAELGRHAALLDGDNLRHGINRDLGFSSADRVENVRRAAEIAALFVDAGMIALVALISPFRSERALARQRVEPGEFIEIHAATPLAECERRDPKGLYRKARAGELLAFTGIDHPYEAPQAPEITIDTSEMSTDAACERIIRYLQEHHYL from the coding sequence ATGTCCTATCACGAGGCCCCCACGATCGCCACCGCCGGTGCGCCGCAGCTCGAGCACGATGATCGTCCGACGCTGCGCTTCGTCACCTGCGGCAGCGTCGACGATGGTAAGAGCACGCTGGTCGGCCGCCTGCTCTACGATTCCAAGACGCTGCTCGACGACCAGATCGAGGCGCTCGCGTCCGAGAGCAAGACCGCGGGCACCACCGGCGGCGATCTCGATTTCGCGCTGCTGGTCGACGGCTTGCAGGCCGAGCGCGAGCAGGGCATCACGATCGACGTCGCCTATCGGTTCTTCGCCACCAAGCTGCGCCGCTTCATCGTCGCCGACACGCCCGGGCATGCGCAGTACACCCGCAACATGGCGACCGGCGCCTCCAATGCCGATCTCGCCGTGGTGCTGGTCGATGCCCGCAAGGGCGTGATCACGCAGACCCGGCGCCACAGCCATATCCTGTCGCTGCTCGGCATCCGCCACGTCGTGCTCGCCGTGAACAAGATGGATCTGATCGGCTTCGGCGGCGACCGCTTCGCGGCGATCACCGCCGAATATCTGACGCTGGCCGGACAGCTCGGAATCTCCGAGGTCCAGTGCATCCCGGTCGTTGCGCCCGACGGCGACAACATCGTGGCCGCGAGCGCGCGCATGCCCTGGTACACCGGGCCGACCGTCACGTCGTATCTGGAATCGGTGGACGTATCCGGCGACCTTTCGCAGTGTCCGTTGCGCCTCCCGGTGCAATGGGTCAACCGACCGCATGCGGAGTTTCGCGGTTTTTGCGGACGGATCGCGAGCGGCACGATCGCGACCGGCGAAACCATCACCGTACAGCCGTCAGGCCGCCGCACGCGCGTCGCCCGCATTCTCGCAAGCGGCGGCGAGCGCGAGCGGGCCCTCGCGGGCGAATCGGTGACGCTGACATTGGCGGATGAGATCGACGTCAGCCGCGGCGACGTGCTGACGGCAGGAACGCCGCCGCAGGTTTCGGATCAGCTTGCCGCTCATCTCGTCTGGTTCGACGACAAATCCATGGTCGCGGGCCGGCGCTATTTGCTCAAATGCGGCACCGCCTCGACCGGCGCGGTGATCACGACGCTCAAGCACCGCATCGCCATCGACACCATGGCGCAGGAGAGCGCGACGACGCTCGACGCCAACGAGATCGGCTACGTCCATCTCAGCCTCGACCGGGCGCTGGTGTTCGAGGCCTATCGCGACCACCGCGACATGGGCAGCTTCATTCTCGTCGATCCGATCAGCCACCGCACGGCCGCCGCGGGAATGATCGACCTGTCGCTCTGCCGGGCCACCAATGTCCATTGGCAGCAGCTCGCGGTCGACAAGTCGGTGCGGGCGCGGCTGAAGCAGCAGCGGCCCTGCGTGCTCTGGTTCACGGGCCTGAGCGGTGCCGGCAAGTCCACGATCGCCGATCGCCTCGACCGGCGGCTTGCCGAACTAGGCCGCCATGCCGCCCTGCTCGACGGCGACAATCTCCGCCACGGCATCAACCGCGATCTCGGCTTTTCCAGCGCGGACAGGGTGGAGAACGTCAGGCGCGCCGCGGAGATCGCGGCCTTGTTCGTCGATGCCGGCATGATCGCGCTGGTGGCGCTGATCTCACCGTTCCGCAGCGAACGCGCGCTGGCGCGCCAGCGGGTCGAGCCGGGCGAGTTCATCGAGATCCATGCCGCGACCCCGCTCGCCGAATGCGAGCGTCGCGATCCCAAGGGGCTCTATCGCAAGGCACGGGCGGGAGAGCTGCTGGCCTTCACCGGTATCGACCATCCCTACGAGGCGCCGCAGGCGCCGGAGATCACCATCGACACCTCGGAAATGTCGACCGACGCAGCCTGCGAACGGATCATCCGCTACTTGCAGGAGCATCATTATCTGTAA
- the cysD gene encoding sulfate adenylyltransferase subunit CysD, which produces MADGKQLRITTSHLQRLEAESIYILREAAAEFRKPVMLYSIGKDSSVLLHLAMKAFHPGKPPFPLLHVDTTWKFREMIAFRDCRAHELGLDLIVHTNSDGLSQGITPFTHGSARYTDVMKTQALRQALDRHGFDAAIGGARRDEEKSRAKERVFSHRSAAHRWDPKNQRPELWSLYNTMLAPGESMRVFPLSNWTELDIWDYILAENIPIVPLYLAAKRPVVERDGALIMVDDERMPLGPEEAPRWRSVRFRTLGCYPLTGATMSTAATLPEIVREMMASRTSERQGRMIDRDSPASMERKKAEGYF; this is translated from the coding sequence ATGGCCGACGGCAAGCAGCTCCGTATCACCACCAGCCATCTGCAGCGGCTGGAAGCCGAGAGCATCTACATCCTGCGCGAGGCGGCCGCCGAGTTCCGCAAGCCGGTCATGCTCTACTCGATCGGCAAGGACTCCTCGGTGCTGCTGCATCTGGCGATGAAAGCGTTTCATCCCGGCAAGCCGCCGTTTCCGCTGCTGCATGTCGATACAACCTGGAAATTCCGCGAGATGATCGCGTTTCGCGACTGCCGCGCGCATGAGCTCGGCCTCGACCTGATCGTTCACACCAACAGTGACGGATTGAGCCAGGGCATCACCCCCTTCACCCACGGCTCGGCGCGCTACACCGACGTCATGAAGACGCAGGCGTTGCGGCAGGCGCTGGACCGCCACGGCTTCGACGCCGCGATCGGCGGCGCGCGGCGCGACGAGGAGAAGTCGCGCGCCAAGGAGCGCGTGTTCTCGCACCGGAGCGCGGCACATCGCTGGGATCCGAAGAACCAGCGGCCGGAGCTGTGGAGCCTGTACAACACGATGCTCGCGCCGGGCGAGAGCATGCGGGTGTTTCCGCTGTCGAACTGGACCGAGCTCGACATTTGGGACTACATCCTGGCCGAGAACATCCCGATCGTTCCGCTCTATCTGGCAGCAAAGCGCCCGGTGGTCGAGCGCGACGGCGCGCTGATCATGGTGGATGACGAACGGATGCCGCTGGGCCCGGAAGAAGCGCCGCGCTGGCGCTCCGTCAGGTTTCGTACCCTCGGCTGCTATCCCCTCACCGGTGCAACGATGTCGACGGCGGCAACCCTGCCGGAGATCGTGCGGGAGATGATGGCGTCACGCACCTCCGAACGGCAAGGACGCATGATCGACCGGGACAGCCCCGCATCGATGGAGCGCAAGAAGGCGGAGGGCTATTTCTGA
- a CDS encoding sulfotransferase family protein: MNNNQASADSLQRMADLIRQQHSLLDTMPLSPVGEFQTRAVSLGTLMQEVTECLSASFRQRPADDFPMLHFAWGKCRVGSTALTNLFGTMGMPSYYQPVKAILRDAMVGSSLRPWIVPSASISPNIFSKETMGPYVLAESLFNPLQLLIDAGYPRHRLHCIMLDREPASSLASWIEKWSGRASEKTLVHNYVAAALNAERVENYARRHGIPVTRYVYEVSKEPVSSVRILFDRLGLSNSFAEKAVTCWRETGLEQAENARVIWPSEATIYDVPNLHTSDTAYRYQRRATSALSQTVLDVLERCGVNDVYRASVAACVRDLDLTPAMSAKLFGDWFAAAA; encoded by the coding sequence ATGAACAACAACCAGGCTTCCGCCGATTCCCTGCAACGAATGGCCGATCTGATACGCCAGCAGCATAGCTTGCTCGACACCATGCCGCTTTCGCCAGTTGGCGAATTCCAAACCAGAGCAGTCAGTCTCGGGACTTTGATGCAGGAAGTCACTGAGTGCCTTTCCGCAAGCTTTCGGCAGCGGCCGGCGGACGATTTTCCCATGCTGCATTTCGCATGGGGGAAATGCCGCGTTGGATCGACGGCGCTGACCAACCTGTTTGGCACGATGGGAATGCCCTCATACTACCAGCCGGTCAAAGCCATCCTGCGCGATGCAATGGTGGGCAGCTCATTGAGACCTTGGATCGTGCCCTCAGCCAGCATTAGCCCGAATATCTTCAGCAAGGAGACGATGGGGCCCTATGTGCTCGCGGAAAGTCTGTTCAATCCGCTACAGCTATTGATTGACGCGGGCTATCCGCGACACCGGCTCCATTGCATCATGCTCGATCGCGAACCGGCAAGTTCACTGGCGTCGTGGATCGAAAAATGGTCGGGCCGCGCTTCTGAAAAAACGCTGGTCCACAATTACGTCGCCGCCGCGCTCAACGCCGAGCGAGTGGAGAACTATGCCAGGCGACACGGCATTCCGGTCACCCGTTACGTGTATGAAGTGAGCAAGGAGCCCGTATCATCGGTGCGCATCCTCTTCGACCGGCTTGGTCTTTCAAACAGCTTTGCCGAAAAGGCGGTGACGTGCTGGCGGGAGACAGGACTGGAACAAGCGGAGAACGCACGAGTCATATGGCCCAGTGAGGCGACTATTTACGACGTCCCCAATCTGCATACCTCCGACACAGCCTACCGCTACCAGCGCCGCGCGACGTCCGCGCTGAGCCAAACGGTGCTGGACGTTCTTGAGCGTTGCGGCGTCAATGACGTCTATCGCGCTTCAGTCGCGGCCTGCGTTCGCGATCTCGACCTCACTCCGGCGATGTCGGCGAAGTTGTTTGGCGATTGGTTCGCTGCGGCCGCATGA
- a CDS encoding methyl-accepting chemotaxis protein, whose translation MLVNQALGNRSIVASNGLLILNYLNKGNAQSAQTAIARAETTALEIASAQSVARIDELLQVLRARVTEAETEIDAARDRAKQQFTKDAYQAARNSVDAYLTSAIELAEAQKRVIGADGGAKAEAEAAKARVLNERTFPAAGQVNTAIDKGVGIANEYAAKRKSQVLEELNSTANFALIVGVAVMLTLIGSAAFSVLSIARPVRRIGEVLLELASGNKAVEIPFIGRVDEIGDNARAANTFKENLIRIEQMEAAQKDSEAAAAAARKAAMLKLADEFQAAIGGIVNTVSSASAQLESAASTLTSTADSTKQLAGMVAAASEEASTNVGAVAAATEEMSASVVEIGRQVQDSSRIAGEAVKQAEKTDARITELSQAASRIGDVVKLITAIAEQTNLLALNATIEAARAGDAGRGFAVVASEVKALAAQTAKATDEIATQIAGMQVATQESVSAIKEISDTIGRISEIAQTIAATLEEQAGVTTEIARNVGEAAKGTVEVADKITEVNRGTSATGAASGQVLTSARSLSSESGLLKAEVEKFLDTVRAA comes from the coding sequence ATGCTGGTCAATCAGGCGCTGGGTAACCGGTCGATTGTGGCATCCAACGGCTTGTTGATTCTCAACTATCTCAACAAAGGCAATGCGCAGTCGGCGCAGACAGCGATAGCGCGCGCGGAGACAACCGCTCTCGAGATCGCGTCCGCGCAGTCGGTCGCAAGAATCGACGAGCTCCTTCAGGTTCTCCGCGCCAGGGTGACCGAAGCCGAGACAGAGATTGATGCCGCGCGCGATCGGGCCAAACAGCAATTTACAAAGGATGCCTACCAGGCGGCTCGGAACTCTGTGGATGCCTATCTGACCAGCGCCATCGAGCTTGCGGAGGCGCAAAAGCGCGTCATTGGCGCCGATGGAGGGGCCAAGGCCGAGGCGGAAGCGGCGAAGGCCCGCGTTCTTAACGAGCGTACGTTCCCGGCGGCAGGGCAAGTCAACACTGCCATCGATAAAGGAGTGGGCATCGCCAACGAATACGCGGCCAAGCGTAAGAGCCAGGTGCTGGAGGAATTGAATTCTACCGCGAATTTCGCGCTCATAGTCGGCGTGGCCGTCATGTTGACGTTAATCGGTTCCGCCGCATTTTCGGTGCTGAGCATTGCCCGCCCGGTCCGGCGCATTGGCGAAGTGCTGCTCGAACTGGCCAGCGGCAACAAGGCGGTCGAGATTCCCTTTATCGGCCGAGTTGACGAAATCGGCGACAACGCCCGTGCGGCGAACACCTTCAAGGAAAATCTGATCCGCATCGAACAAATGGAGGCGGCGCAGAAGGATTCCGAAGCGGCCGCCGCCGCGGCCCGCAAGGCCGCCATGCTCAAGTTGGCCGACGAGTTCCAGGCCGCGATCGGCGGCATCGTCAACACGGTGTCGTCGGCGTCCGCGCAGCTCGAAAGCGCCGCGAGCACCCTGACGTCCACGGCGGACAGCACAAAGCAGCTGGCCGGCATGGTCGCCGCCGCCTCCGAGGAGGCCTCCACCAATGTCGGCGCGGTCGCCGCCGCCACCGAGGAGATGAGCGCGTCCGTGGTCGAGATCGGGCGTCAGGTCCAGGACTCCAGCCGCATTGCCGGCGAAGCGGTGAAGCAGGCCGAAAAAACCGACGCCCGTATCACCGAACTGTCACAAGCGGCGAGCCGGATCGGCGATGTCGTGAAATTGATCACGGCGATCGCCGAGCAGACCAATCTGCTCGCGCTCAACGCCACCATCGAGGCCGCGCGTGCGGGCGACGCCGGCCGCGGCTTCGCCGTGGTCGCAAGCGAGGTCAAGGCACTCGCCGCACAGACCGCCAAGGCGACCGACGAGATTGCGACCCAGATTGCAGGCATGCAGGTCGCGACGCAGGAGTCGGTCAGTGCGATCAAGGAGATCAGCGACACGATCGGCCGGATCTCCGAGATCGCGCAAACCATCGCCGCGACGCTGGAAGAACAAGCCGGCGTGACGACGGAAATCGCGCGCAATGTCGGCGAGGCCGCCAAGGGCACGGTGGAGGTTGCCGACAAAATCACCGAAGTCAATCGCGGCACCAGCGCCACCGGCGCTGCGTCCGGACAGGTGCTGACGTCGGCGCGCTCGCTCTCCAGCGAGAGCGGACTCCTGAAAGCCGAGGTCGAAAAGTTCCTCGACACGGTGCGCGCGGCCTGA
- a CDS encoding methyltransferase domain-containing protein, translating into MSKATKPAHSFHNPLFSSITHVRLLARVDRTMAVARAIQRLIRPGMRVLDAGCGTGLMSFLAAKAGASEVVAIDRENVELARALAEENGLSNQIRFVEGDLTTQSRDTLNGGFDAIIAFVYTNHLIVDEARSTLVYALREQFGRPNCIIIPDRVRYSGVACEWPGVDAGTELDDLRRTISDMERRYQLSLKTLFETARMELQHTMARPRISADYEWSPSWGSGGYRYLRGAFRKLSRESQVADINYGAEAQAAPYPNELSLDLVAPGLCNAILWTQELWSDSHLLWTAEHMSTLATGVTLEACDRLVVKLDAAWRKTNSIGDAARIERVK; encoded by the coding sequence ATGTCGAAAGCCACGAAACCTGCCCATTCCTTTCACAACCCACTGTTCTCCAGTATCACTCATGTCAGACTGCTCGCACGAGTCGACCGCACCATGGCCGTTGCACGCGCCATCCAACGGCTCATCCGACCCGGAATGCGCGTGCTCGACGCCGGCTGCGGTACCGGGCTCATGTCGTTCCTGGCTGCGAAGGCGGGCGCTTCGGAGGTCGTTGCGATCGATCGCGAGAACGTGGAGCTCGCGCGCGCCCTGGCAGAGGAGAATGGTCTTTCAAACCAGATCCGCTTCGTCGAAGGCGATCTCACGACCCAGTCGCGCGACACGCTCAATGGCGGCTTCGATGCCATTATCGCCTTCGTCTATACGAATCATCTCATCGTCGACGAGGCTCGCTCAACGCTTGTTTACGCTTTGCGCGAGCAATTCGGCAGGCCGAATTGCATAATCATACCGGACCGGGTTCGCTATTCCGGTGTCGCTTGTGAATGGCCCGGTGTCGACGCCGGTACCGAACTGGACGATCTGCGCCGCACCATTTCCGATATGGAAAGGCGGTATCAGCTTAGCTTGAAGACGCTGTTCGAGACGGCACGCATGGAGTTACAGCACACGATGGCGCGCCCGCGCATCAGCGCTGACTACGAATGGTCTCCATCGTGGGGAAGTGGAGGTTATCGTTATCTGCGCGGCGCATTCCGCAAACTGAGCAGAGAAAGCCAGGTTGCCGACATTAATTACGGTGCTGAGGCGCAAGCGGCACCTTATCCAAACGAGTTGAGCCTGGACCTTGTCGCGCCGGGCTTATGCAATGCCATCCTTTGGACACAAGAACTCTGGTCCGACAGCCATCTGCTGTGGACGGCAGAGCATATGAGCACCCTAGCCACGGGCGTCACCCTCGAAGCTTGCGATCGGCTCGTCGTAAAGCTCGATGCAGCTTGGCGTAAAACCAACTCGATCGGAGATGCAGCGCGCATAGAGCGGGTGAAATAA
- a CDS encoding thermonuclease family protein, protein MRFHDRPHAYRPQFGGSPFGRRFSGLLPWMFVAGVALAVVLAFRHGTMWPILHADGERRRDAEIVLRQAGRPDSREAVDVLRTIDGDTFLARLHQRDGRDLVVRVRLRGIDAPELKAACQEELDKAEAAARALRDLLGQGGVTITNLGPDKYGRVLADVATRRTANVSAALLAGGYARSYDGGHRDGWCARSWRFW, encoded by the coding sequence ATGCGTTTCCACGATCGTCCCCATGCCTATCGGCCGCAGTTCGGCGGCTCGCCGTTCGGCCGTCGCTTCTCCGGGCTGCTGCCGTGGATGTTCGTGGCCGGCGTCGCGCTGGCTGTCGTGCTTGCCTTCCGTCACGGGACGATGTGGCCCATCCTGCACGCCGATGGCGAGCGCAGGCGGGACGCCGAGATCGTTCTCCGGCAGGCAGGCCGTCCCGATAGTCGCGAAGCGGTCGACGTCCTTCGCACCATCGACGGCGACACCTTCCTCGCGCGCCTGCATCAGCGCGACGGCCGCGATCTCGTCGTGCGTGTTCGGCTGCGCGGCATCGATGCGCCCGAGCTGAAGGCGGCCTGCCAGGAGGAGCTGGACAAGGCCGAAGCCGCGGCCCGGGCGCTGCGTGATCTGCTCGGCCAGGGCGGCGTGACGATCACCAATCTCGGGCCCGACAAATATGGCCGCGTTCTCGCCGACGTTGCGACCAGGCGAACTGCCAACGTCTCGGCGGCGTTGCTCGCCGGCGGTTATGCGCGGAGCTACGATGGCGGCCATCGTGACGGCTGGTGCGCGCGCAGCTGGCGTTTCTGGTAA